One genomic segment of Burkholderia pyrrocinia includes these proteins:
- a CDS encoding choice-of-anchor Q domain-containing protein: MRSTKLTATFLDLVKAGVAASMLLTAGEACFAQAVVNLTAKASTALMPDGQSVPMWGYSCTPAAVATVPAANATCAAANPAAGANWSPVVITVPAGQLQINLTNNLPAPVPTSLVIVGQLGGGLGDKPTTTPSPPHPTQTATTWPIVTATSTAPLASFVPPVQGPRVESFGTEVAPSTDPKSHTTLTWANLKPGTYLLESGTHPSIQGPMGLYGVLVVKSPSVPSSTCASTNQAYPNTASCYDADVPLVMGEIDPVQNAAVAAAVATKGFSETAAWSGQPGGCGDSKSITFGTCYPPVVNYDPRYYLINGVAFDRTNPNASAFAPSATVPVSTGQVLVRLVNAGLRMHVPAVVGAQTGNPSVPGFTLIAEDGNVIPGAARIQNAVFMAAGKTYDVMVNAPAAGAMPVYDRELSLSTNNLRDGGMQGYIAVNNAQPSATAGIGETPTAAGANYYFVPGTTLTVSDPAKGVIASDSGVYGVKVQTPPASGTLTLNPDGTFTYLSSSATNDSFVYQSTNGTPPVTAKVTLTACTTSNKCLSVPTAGNASFASNIASQIQVGAPGVLASASDPAGLPLSAQIVASSATNGTVTLNPDGSFTAVPTTPPLAGNGAAAQTMTFQYKVTNTQKQTSANAGTVTVTFNPGSGLVVNVMDAPSMAPDATAPNKAVQLTDYRWIIEEDRTMQIDPACQVNSATSRPANCPPLPVPSLGTNFHTSYMPVVAAGCVGTVACESGQTVYDPVSNTHLATVCDVGNGVCRTGTNVSQQAPVDPKYVALDPTKHYYISILPGDAGNTFTNGGGVPPNTTRQFSIALDCPSGPSGADFAPGTGKCGHSMGGAPISPAQIAAATAGQTAAGQAGQLNVLLTETPYQTAKLSVFVFEDDAPLNGEVDVSGGSDGFGTAREPGLGGFEVKLWDDAGGTGDPTGQMTYDMFNMPLSNSLQGTIDPLTGLNACPITTATDGLVGMIPTCPKYESDGKTLSPLVGQAVIANLMPGRYGVIATPAADRIGRGEEWLQTNTLDGQKAHDAFIKVGGPAYFQEFGPAGYHVSIGFANPKTINARRTNAAKTGLCDTGACPNTLTGRVTNLHYSRPPNENLYSSGSHDSLAFSQCYVSVGDPDSEDYGFTKCDSQGRFTISGLPSGTTRITVFDQWNDQIVDGLAKAVQLPAANGSTTVDVGDLSVLQWQTNLYTRTFIDLHGDGVSHPDDPGIAQASVNMRFRDGSFSNFNSTDANGYAPFNEIFPLFNWYVVDDDLTRFKSTGTHVVYDAGGPVDGTGVPGSGNSTLAANFANTVETLSLPSNLQVPGARYCADADCASTGTGSTGRVDPPWVGTEAWQGFSGQNSFIEYGKTPFAKGENGGIRGEVIYASTRPFDDPTLLIHTKWTPNVPNVTVNLYQEGTATDGTTNLTLVDTTKTASWDDWAQGFRADGVTPNMNCPGQDPNDPFYFTLKNSTNWLDPQHRQLPASAQYKCYDGMHVFNQIQPAPYDGMYKFPSVTATDSSGKPVASNCTICVGKNPVDGTPMLPAGKYVVEIIVPPGYELVKEEDKNILIGDNYIAPVTQQFGGIGAIFILPDQAAVNSTYNKNNAQNMTTDLGSTPHAEGDTGSVERFWPCVGELRIVPDYISLFPGSKEVAPFAGASRHLCDRKEVMLTDEESVLAKFWIFSSTHVSAHYTGFMLDDFSSEFDPYSPQFGEKFAVPNVPVSFKDFSGNEISRTYSDQWGIYNGLTFSTWEVNPPNPTGYAPTMMVTCMNDPGPIPDPQHPGKMMTDPLYNPAYSQFCYEIPFMPGQTQYMDTPVVPVQAFADGYNQPDCAYPDATPAISSVTGDTIGAGAGPWVSAPGKQLTITALGDQQVPNHAYTGPNQSTAPFNQKFITRHYGFGGTQGTGTVTIAGVNAQVVSWSDSKIVVLAPDLSIPALPSLTVPSTCTIQQMGAPATQCGELVITAGNGKRSIDAITVTIGGKAPTYVSGENGASNALQTAINNASAGDMIVVGPGTYNEMLVMWKPVRLQGVGAGSVTVNANTHPSGKLDPWRRLIACLFGTSLDGGLISAAYDPTKPISPTNNPYDPSGTYQCSTQMQGHVDPIPFEPTIGWDSTQNGNLGELLIEPSLMGAYEGAGITVLAKGVQPSTNCTANGICTLLTKHDCTTDPNNPNYSNFLCNPSRIDGITVTNSSQGGGGIFLHGWNHYTEVSNNRVTGNAGTLSGGITVGQVEVPDGTIAPDGVTQLPFMYNTFVNVHHNAVTGNASYGDEINSTTPSSAGGVTLCTGADYYHFNYNWVCGNISSGDGGGVAHFGFSYNGDLSHNVVLFNQSNNPTLPTYGGGIIAQGVPPDGTFCENSLVDVDCAPQLSDGIGPDLVIDGNLIMGNTAESGKGGGLRLQNVNGTDVQRNLGNPNKWYQVRVINNIIADNVAGWSGGGVSLQDAVRVNFINNTVIANDATASAGVLFNTPAASQSNVPPPGCTSSPNSADSTCTSFIEASTQQPAGLETAGHTQNLLAAFVPPANFRGNVRCPPNEPNCTKFSNPVLTNNLFWQNRSFYISVSSQPNPNIPGVQNAVTLNPILNQKGQSTGYCVTGGTTPPFYWDIGAYGDTGPANHQSGLTMNPQHSIMTSTAGYGATNIAANPQTVGQYCNGSRVPPEAGGNGFAVPPGIADAVLPNPLFGLMPTATPDEGNQWINMSYGPLSLFNEALTPGSTGYNVMMGNYSITGTSPAIGAATGAGAPNHDIFGTPRPQGNGYDIGAVEYVMPGLLGGTPIDPLALGSQPTGLAALIPQGLGGIAGLLNGGGLPAQFRAPALRRPLAGALRLAPATRPLPAGALTQSPALARPPSGVLLQNPAQTPLRNRAQTQTQTRAQPRTPLRPPAPTPAPAAPAPLAGALQ; encoded by the coding sequence ATGAGATCCACCAAGCTCACGGCGACGTTCCTTGATCTGGTCAAGGCGGGGGTCGCGGCATCGATGTTGCTGACGGCAGGCGAGGCATGTTTCGCGCAAGCGGTCGTCAATCTGACGGCGAAGGCGTCCACGGCGTTGATGCCGGACGGGCAGTCCGTGCCGATGTGGGGCTACAGCTGCACGCCGGCCGCCGTCGCGACGGTGCCGGCCGCGAATGCCACCTGCGCGGCGGCGAATCCGGCCGCCGGCGCGAACTGGTCGCCGGTGGTGATCACCGTGCCGGCAGGGCAGTTGCAGATCAACCTGACGAACAACCTGCCGGCGCCCGTGCCGACCTCGCTCGTCATCGTCGGCCAGCTGGGCGGCGGTCTGGGCGACAAGCCGACGACCACGCCGAGCCCGCCCCATCCGACGCAGACCGCCACGACCTGGCCGATCGTCACGGCGACCTCGACCGCGCCGCTGGCATCGTTCGTGCCGCCCGTGCAAGGGCCGCGCGTCGAGTCGTTCGGGACCGAGGTGGCGCCGTCGACCGATCCGAAATCGCACACGACGCTCACCTGGGCCAATCTCAAGCCCGGCACCTACCTGCTCGAGTCGGGCACGCACCCGTCGATCCAGGGGCCGATGGGCCTCTACGGGGTGCTGGTGGTGAAGAGCCCGAGCGTCCCCAGTTCGACGTGCGCATCGACGAACCAGGCCTATCCGAACACGGCGTCCTGCTATGACGCCGACGTGCCGCTCGTGATGGGCGAGATCGATCCGGTGCAGAATGCCGCGGTCGCCGCGGCCGTCGCGACCAAGGGCTTCAGCGAAACCGCCGCGTGGTCGGGTCAGCCCGGCGGATGCGGCGACTCGAAGTCGATCACGTTCGGCACCTGCTATCCGCCGGTGGTGAACTACGATCCGCGCTATTACCTGATCAACGGCGTGGCCTTCGATCGCACCAACCCGAACGCGTCGGCCTTTGCGCCGAGCGCGACCGTGCCGGTGTCGACCGGGCAGGTGCTCGTGCGCCTGGTGAACGCCGGGCTGCGCATGCACGTTCCGGCCGTGGTCGGCGCGCAAACGGGCAATCCGTCCGTTCCCGGCTTCACGCTGATCGCCGAGGACGGCAACGTGATACCCGGCGCCGCGCGCATCCAGAACGCCGTATTCATGGCGGCCGGCAAGACCTACGACGTGATGGTGAACGCGCCGGCCGCGGGTGCGATGCCGGTGTACGACCGCGAGTTGAGCCTGTCGACCAACAATCTGCGCGACGGCGGGATGCAAGGCTACATCGCGGTCAACAACGCCCAGCCGTCGGCGACCGCCGGCATCGGCGAAACGCCGACCGCCGCGGGCGCGAACTACTACTTCGTACCGGGCACGACGCTCACCGTGTCGGACCCGGCCAAGGGCGTGATCGCGAGCGACTCCGGCGTGTACGGCGTGAAGGTCCAGACGCCGCCCGCGAGCGGCACGCTCACGCTGAACCCGGACGGTACGTTCACGTATCTGTCGAGCAGCGCGACGAACGACAGCTTCGTCTATCAGTCGACCAACGGCACGCCGCCGGTGACGGCGAAGGTGACGTTGACCGCCTGCACCACGAGCAACAAGTGCCTGTCGGTCCCCACGGCGGGCAATGCGAGTTTCGCGAGCAACATCGCGTCGCAGATTCAGGTCGGTGCGCCCGGCGTGCTCGCCAGCGCGAGCGATCCGGCCGGGTTGCCGCTCAGCGCGCAGATCGTCGCGTCGAGCGCGACGAACGGCACCGTGACGCTGAATCCGGACGGATCGTTTACCGCGGTGCCGACGACGCCGCCGCTGGCCGGCAACGGCGCGGCCGCGCAGACGATGACGTTCCAGTACAAGGTCACCAATACGCAGAAACAGACGAGCGCGAATGCCGGGACGGTGACCGTGACCTTCAATCCCGGCAGCGGGCTGGTCGTGAACGTGATGGATGCACCGAGCATGGCGCCCGATGCGACCGCGCCGAACAAGGCGGTCCAGCTCACCGACTATCGCTGGATCATCGAGGAAGACCGCACGATGCAGATCGATCCGGCCTGCCAGGTGAATTCGGCGACGTCGCGGCCGGCGAACTGCCCGCCGCTGCCGGTCCCGAGTCTCGGCACGAACTTCCACACGAGCTACATGCCGGTGGTGGCGGCGGGCTGCGTCGGCACCGTGGCATGCGAATCCGGGCAGACCGTGTACGACCCGGTCTCCAACACGCACCTGGCGACCGTGTGCGACGTCGGCAACGGCGTGTGCCGTACCGGCACGAACGTCTCGCAACAGGCGCCGGTCGATCCGAAGTACGTGGCACTCGATCCGACCAAGCATTACTACATCTCGATCCTGCCCGGCGATGCCGGCAACACGTTCACGAACGGCGGCGGCGTGCCGCCCAACACCACGCGGCAATTCAGCATCGCGCTCGACTGCCCGTCGGGTCCGAGCGGCGCGGATTTCGCGCCGGGCACCGGCAAGTGCGGCCACAGCATGGGCGGCGCGCCGATTTCGCCCGCGCAGATCGCGGCCGCGACGGCAGGGCAGACTGCCGCCGGACAGGCCGGGCAGCTCAACGTGCTGCTGACGGAAACGCCGTACCAGACCGCGAAGCTGTCGGTGTTCGTGTTCGAGGACGATGCGCCGCTGAACGGCGAAGTGGATGTCAGCGGCGGGTCCGACGGATTCGGCACCGCGCGCGAGCCGGGGCTCGGCGGATTCGAGGTCAAGCTCTGGGACGATGCCGGCGGCACCGGTGACCCGACCGGGCAGATGACCTACGACATGTTCAACATGCCGCTGTCGAATTCGCTGCAGGGCACCATCGACCCGCTTACCGGGCTCAATGCGTGCCCGATCACGACGGCGACCGACGGCCTGGTCGGCATGATTCCGACCTGCCCGAAATACGAATCGGATGGCAAGACGCTGTCGCCGCTCGTCGGCCAGGCCGTCATCGCCAACCTGATGCCGGGCCGCTACGGCGTGATCGCGACGCCGGCGGCCGACCGGATCGGCCGCGGCGAGGAATGGCTGCAGACCAACACGCTCGACGGACAGAAGGCGCACGACGCGTTCATCAAGGTCGGCGGACCCGCGTACTTCCAGGAGTTCGGGCCGGCCGGCTATCACGTGTCGATCGGCTTCGCGAATCCGAAGACCATCAACGCGCGCAGGACCAACGCGGCCAAGACGGGGCTGTGCGACACCGGTGCGTGCCCGAACACGCTCACGGGCCGCGTGACGAACCTGCACTACAGTCGCCCGCCGAACGAGAACCTGTACAGCAGCGGGTCGCACGATTCTCTGGCGTTCTCGCAATGCTATGTGAGCGTCGGCGATCCGGACAGCGAGGATTACGGCTTCACGAAATGCGACAGCCAGGGCCGGTTCACGATCAGCGGCCTGCCGAGCGGCACGACGCGCATCACCGTGTTCGATCAATGGAACGACCAGATCGTCGACGGGCTGGCCAAGGCGGTCCAGTTGCCCGCGGCCAACGGGAGCACGACGGTCGACGTCGGCGACCTGTCGGTGCTGCAGTGGCAGACGAACCTCTATACGCGGACCTTCATCGACCTGCACGGCGACGGCGTCTCGCATCCGGACGACCCCGGCATTGCGCAGGCTTCGGTCAACATGCGGTTCCGCGACGGCAGCTTCTCGAACTTCAATTCGACCGACGCCAACGGCTATGCGCCGTTCAACGAGATCTTCCCGCTGTTCAACTGGTATGTGGTCGACGACGACCTGACGCGCTTCAAGTCGACCGGTACGCACGTGGTGTATGACGCGGGCGGTCCGGTGGACGGCACCGGCGTGCCCGGCAGCGGGAATTCGACGCTGGCCGCGAATTTCGCGAACACGGTCGAAACCCTGTCGCTGCCGTCGAACCTGCAGGTGCCGGGCGCCCGGTATTGCGCGGACGCGGACTGCGCGTCGACCGGCACCGGCTCGACCGGGCGGGTCGATCCGCCCTGGGTGGGCACGGAGGCATGGCAGGGCTTCTCCGGCCAGAACTCGTTCATCGAGTACGGCAAGACGCCGTTCGCGAAGGGTGAGAACGGCGGGATACGCGGCGAGGTGATCTACGCGTCGACGCGGCCGTTCGACGATCCGACGCTGCTGATCCACACGAAGTGGACCCCCAACGTGCCGAACGTCACGGTGAACCTGTACCAGGAGGGCACGGCGACGGACGGCACCACCAACCTGACGCTGGTCGATACGACCAAGACGGCGAGCTGGGACGACTGGGCGCAGGGCTTCCGCGCGGACGGCGTGACGCCGAACATGAACTGCCCGGGCCAGGATCCGAACGACCCGTTCTATTTCACGCTGAAGAACAGCACCAACTGGCTCGATCCGCAACATCGCCAGCTGCCCGCGAGCGCGCAGTACAAGTGCTACGACGGCATGCACGTGTTCAACCAGATCCAGCCGGCGCCGTATGACGGGATGTACAAGTTCCCGAGCGTGACGGCGACGGATTCGAGCGGCAAGCCGGTCGCGTCGAACTGCACGATCTGCGTCGGGAAGAACCCCGTCGACGGCACGCCGATGCTGCCTGCCGGCAAGTACGTGGTCGAGATCATCGTGCCGCCGGGCTACGAACTGGTGAAGGAGGAAGACAAGAACATCCTGATCGGCGACAACTACATCGCCCCGGTGACGCAGCAGTTCGGCGGGATCGGCGCGATCTTCATCCTTCCCGACCAGGCCGCGGTGAACTCGACGTACAACAAGAACAACGCGCAGAACATGACCACGGACCTCGGTTCGACGCCGCATGCCGAAGGCGACACCGGCAGCGTCGAGCGGTTCTGGCCGTGCGTCGGTGAGTTGCGCATCGTGCCGGACTACATCAGCCTGTTCCCGGGATCGAAGGAAGTCGCGCCGTTCGCGGGCGCGTCCCGGCATCTGTGCGACCGCAAGGAGGTGATGCTCACCGACGAGGAATCGGTGCTCGCGAAGTTCTGGATCTTCAGCTCGACGCATGTCAGCGCGCACTACACGGGCTTCATGCTCGACGACTTCTCGTCGGAGTTCGATCCGTACTCGCCGCAGTTCGGCGAAAAGTTCGCGGTGCCGAACGTGCCGGTCTCGTTCAAGGATTTCTCCGGCAACGAAATCTCGCGCACCTACTCGGATCAATGGGGCATCTACAACGGACTGACGTTCTCGACCTGGGAAGTGAACCCCCCGAACCCGACCGGTTATGCGCCGACGATGATGGTCACGTGCATGAACGATCCGGGCCCGATCCCCGATCCGCAGCACCCCGGCAAGATGATGACCGATCCGTTGTACAACCCGGCATACAGCCAGTTCTGTTACGAGATTCCGTTCATGCCCGGACAGACGCAGTACATGGATACGCCGGTGGTGCCGGTGCAGGCCTTTGCCGATGGCTACAACCAGCCCGATTGCGCGTATCCGGATGCGACGCCGGCGATCTCGAGCGTGACCGGCGACACGATCGGCGCCGGTGCGGGCCCGTGGGTCAGCGCACCCGGCAAGCAACTGACGATCACCGCGCTGGGCGACCAGCAGGTGCCGAACCATGCGTACACGGGACCGAACCAGAGCACGGCGCCGTTCAACCAGAAGTTCATCACGCGCCACTACGGCTTCGGCGGCACGCAGGGCACCGGTACGGTCACGATCGCGGGAGTCAATGCGCAAGTCGTGTCGTGGAGCGACTCGAAGATCGTCGTCCTCGCGCCCGACCTGAGCATTCCGGCGCTCCCGTCGCTGACGGTGCCGTCGACCTGCACGATCCAGCAGATGGGCGCGCCCGCGACGCAGTGCGGCGAGCTCGTGATCACGGCCGGCAACGGCAAGCGGTCGATCGATGCGATCACGGTGACGATCGGCGGCAAGGCGCCGACCTACGTGAGCGGCGAGAACGGCGCGAGCAATGCGCTCCAGACCGCGATCAACAATGCGAGCGCGGGTGACATGATCGTCGTCGGTCCGGGCACGTACAACGAGATGCTGGTGATGTGGAAGCCGGTGCGGCTGCAAGGCGTCGGCGCCGGGTCGGTGACGGTCAATGCGAACACGCATCCGTCCGGCAAGCTCGATCCGTGGCGCAGGCTGATCGCGTGCCTGTTCGGCACGTCGCTCGATGGCGGGCTGATTTCGGCCGCGTACGATCCGACGAAGCCGATCTCGCCGACCAACAACCCGTACGATCCGTCGGGCACCTATCAATGCTCGACGCAGATGCAGGGGCACGTGGATCCGATCCCGTTCGAGCCGACGATCGGTTGGGACAGTACGCAAAACGGCAATCTCGGCGAGTTGCTGATTGAGCCGTCGCTGATGGGCGCGTATGAAGGCGCAGGCATCACGGTGCTGGCCAAGGGCGTTCAGCCGAGCACGAACTGCACCGCGAACGGCATCTGCACGCTGCTCACGAAGCACGACTGCACGACGGACCCGAACAACCCGAACTACAGCAACTTCCTGTGCAACCCGTCGCGCATCGACGGGATCACGGTCACCAACAGCTCGCAGGGCGGCGGCGGGATCTTCCTGCACGGCTGGAACCACTACACGGAGGTATCGAACAACCGCGTGACCGGCAATGCGGGCACGCTGTCGGGCGGCATCACGGTCGGCCAGGTGGAAGTGCCGGACGGCACCATCGCCCCGGACGGCGTGACGCAGTTGCCGTTCATGTACAACACGTTCGTCAACGTCCACCACAACGCCGTCACAGGAAACGCGTCGTATGGCGACGAGATCAACTCGACCACGCCATCGTCGGCCGGCGGCGTGACGCTCTGCACGGGCGCCGACTACTACCACTTCAACTACAACTGGGTATGCGGCAACATCAGCAGTGGTGACGGCGGCGGCGTCGCGCACTTCGGGTTCAGCTACAACGGCGACCTGTCGCACAACGTGGTGTTGTTCAACCAGAGCAACAACCCGACGCTGCCGACGTATGGCGGCGGGATCATCGCACAGGGCGTGCCGCCCGACGGCACGTTCTGCGAGAACTCGCTCGTCGACGTCGATTGCGCGCCGCAGCTGTCCGACGGCATCGGCCCGGATCTCGTGATCGACGGCAACCTGATCATGGGCAATACGGCGGAAAGCGGGAAGGGCGGCGGCCTGCGGCTGCAGAACGTCAACGGCACGGACGTGCAACGCAACCTCGGCAACCCGAACAAGTGGTACCAGGTGCGCGTGATCAACAACATCATCGCGGACAACGTGGCCGGCTGGTCGGGCGGCGGCGTGTCGCTGCAGGATGCGGTGCGCGTGAACTTCATCAACAACACGGTGATCGCGAACGATGCGACGGCGTCGGCGGGCGTGCTTTTCAATACGCCGGCTGCGTCGCAGTCGAACGTGCCGCCGCCGGGATGCACGAGCAGCCCGAACAGCGCGGACTCGACGTGCACGAGCTTCATCGAGGCATCGACGCAGCAACCGGCCGGGCTGGAGACGGCGGGTCATACGCAGAACCTGCTGGCAGCGTTCGTCCCGCCCGCGAATTTCAGGGGGAACGTCCGTTGTCCCCCGAATGAGCCGAACTGCACGAAGTTCTCGAACCCGGTGCTGACCAACAACCTGTTCTGGCAAAACCGCTCGTTCTACATCTCGGTGAGTTCGCAGCCGAACCCGAACATACCCGGGGTGCAGAACGCGGTCACGCTGAACCCGATCCTGAACCAGAAGGGGCAGTCGACAGGCTACTGCGTGACGGGCGGCACGACCCCGCCGTTCTATTGGGACATCGGCGCGTACGGCGACACCGGGCCGGCCAATCATCAATCCGGGCTGACGATGAACCCGCAGCATTCGATCATGACCAGCACGGCGGGCTACGGCGCGACCAACATCGCGGCGAATCCGCAGACGGTGGGCCAGTACTGCAACGGCTCGCGGGTGCCGCCGGAAGCCGGCGGAAACGGCTTCGCCGTGCCGCCCGGGATTGCCGATGCGGTGTTGCCGAACCCGCTGTTCGGCCTGATGCCGACGGCCACGCCCGATGAAGGCAACCAGTGGATCAACATGTCGTACGGGCCGTTGTCGCTGTTCAACGAGGCGCTCACACCGGGCAGCACGGGTTACAACGTGATGATGGGCAACTACTCGATCACGGGCACGTCGCCGGCGATCGGGGCGGCCACGGGTGCCGGCGCGCCGAATCACGACATCTTCGGCACGCCGCGTCCGCAAGGCAACGGCTACGACATCGGTGCTGTCGAGTACGTGATGCCCGGCCTGCTCGGCGGCACGCCGATCGATCCGCTGGCGCTGGGCAGCCAGCCGACCGGCCTGGCCGCGCTTATCCCGCAGGGCCTCGGCGGGATCGCGGGCCTGCTCAATGGCGGCGGGCTGCCGGCCCAGTTCCGCGCCCCGGCGCTGCGGCGGCCGCTGGCCGGTGCGCTGCGGCTGGCTCCGGCGACGCGGCCGCTGCCGGCTGGCGCGTTGACGCAGTCCCCGGCGCTGGCGCGGCCGCCGTCGGGCGTGCTGTTGCAGAACCCGGCTCAGACGCCGCTGCGCAACCGCGCGCAAACCCAGACGCAGACGCGTGCGCAACCGCGCACGCCGCTGCGGCCGCCGGCGCCGACCCCGGCACCGGCGGCGCCCGCGCCGCTCGCGGGAGCGCTGCAATGA
- a CDS encoding multicopper oxidase domain-containing protein gives MGHITHHAWTATLARLGRLARVGAATLVALLSMHAQAAAPGITGKVFNLTAQEARITQPDGTSVYSWGYGCAATSATPLVFSPSTITGATCPTMQIPGPTLIVRQGDIITVTLTNNLPAAAGNTSMLFPGFVVCTGTLSPDGKTCTGTSGVAGLLAQEAQHGATVTYTFVAATPGTHTYYSGTQGDLQIEMGLYGAIIVLPNTAVNTAGCMALPDSGRPFGQRDFRNAAAAFDNSAACYDREYLFQFSEMDPRIHQQAEQQVAANTSCTRPTGCMTVETEPYHPAYFMVNGRSMPDDMDPNYAPQYPHQPYNGNPHMHPGELVLLRIIGTGRWQHPFHEHGNHVRVLARDGNLLLSPVDPSHPANPRQPAGPLLFTTTTTPGVTMDGIFYWTGKGLNWDVYAHYAGDGSVCVPDANGYYTTASNPPAPRSAPNYYEWCQDHGKALEKAPFGKVASGGPVTLPDSNILTNGAWYGGSPYLGPDATTRATAPTGTTPPSGVQLNPAATEAGFAFMWHSHNEREITTNNIFPGGMMMMMLVDPPVFPIDESN, from the coding sequence GTGGGACACATCACTCACCATGCGTGGACCGCGACGCTCGCCCGCCTTGGACGGCTCGCCCGCGTCGGCGCTGCGACGCTCGTCGCGTTGCTGTCGATGCACGCGCAAGCTGCGGCGCCGGGCATCACCGGCAAGGTATTCAACCTCACTGCCCAGGAGGCGCGCATCACGCAGCCCGATGGCACGAGCGTCTATTCGTGGGGCTACGGCTGCGCGGCGACCAGCGCGACGCCGCTTGTGTTCTCGCCGTCGACGATTACGGGCGCGACCTGTCCGACGATGCAGATTCCCGGTCCGACGCTGATCGTCAGGCAGGGCGACATCATCACCGTGACACTCACCAACAATCTGCCGGCGGCGGCCGGCAACACGTCGATGTTGTTTCCCGGCTTCGTCGTGTGCACGGGCACCCTGAGCCCGGACGGCAAGACCTGCACCGGCACCTCCGGCGTTGCCGGGCTGCTGGCGCAGGAAGCGCAGCACGGCGCGACGGTCACCTACACGTTCGTCGCGGCGACGCCGGGCACGCACACGTACTACAGCGGCACGCAGGGCGATCTGCAGATCGAGATGGGGCTGTACGGCGCGATCATCGTGCTGCCGAATACGGCGGTCAACACGGCGGGCTGCATGGCGCTGCCGGATTCGGGCAGACCGTTCGGCCAGCGCGATTTCCGCAACGCAGCGGCGGCATTCGACAACAGCGCGGCCTGCTATGACCGTGAGTATCTTTTTCAGTTCTCCGAAATGGATCCGCGCATCCATCAGCAGGCGGAGCAGCAGGTCGCGGCGAATACGTCGTGCACCAGGCCGACCGGCTGCATGACCGTCGAGACCGAGCCTTATCACCCGGCCTATTTCATGGTCAACGGCCGCTCGATGCCGGACGACATGGATCCGAACTACGCGCCGCAGTACCCGCACCAGCCGTACAACGGCAACCCGCACATGCATCCGGGCGAACTGGTGCTGCTGCGGATCATCGGCACCGGCCGCTGGCAGCATCCGTTCCACGAGCACGGCAATCACGTGCGCGTGCTGGCGCGCGACGGCAACCTGCTGCTCAGCCCGGTCGACCCGAGCCACCCGGCGAACCCGCGGCAACCGGCCGGCCCGCTGCTGTTCACGACCACCACGACGCCGGGCGTCACGATGGACGGGATTTTCTACTGGACCGGCAAGGGCCTGAACTGGGACGTCTACGCGCACTACGCGGGCGACGGCTCCGTCTGCGTGCCGGACGCGAACGGCTACTACACGACGGCGTCGAATCCGCCGGCCCCGCGCAGCGCGCCGAACTACTACGAGTGGTGCCAGGACCACGGCAAGGCGCTCGAGAAGGCGCCGTTCGGCAAGGTCGCCAGCGGCGGGCCGGTCACGCTGCCGGACTCGAACATCCTGACCAACGGCGCCTGGTATGGCGGCAGTCCGTATCTCGGTCCGGACGCCACTACGCGAGCAACGGCCCCGACGGGAACGACGCCGCCGAGCGGCGTACAGCTGAACCCGGCAGCAACGGAAGCAGGCTTCGCGTTCATGTGGCACTCGCATAACGAGCGCGAGATCACGACGAACAACATCTTCCCCGGCGGAATGATGATGATGATGCTCGTTGATCCTCCGGTATTTCCGATCGACGAATCCAATTAG